The sequence CAACCCACCGCGTACCTGCAGGACAGCGGGCTGGTCGCCGACAAGCCAGTGATCAAGCGCTTTGCCGTCCGCCTGGAGCCCCGTACCAACCGCGTCAGCCGGCGCGACTACGACTTCGAGCAGCCGCGCCTGGTGTTGGAAGCCGGCCACAAGGGCTCCAAACAGCAGGGCGCACCAGAACCTGACCTGGAAGATTACGACTACCCGGGGCGCTTCACGGATCGCACCCACGGCAAGCATCTTTCCCAACGCGCCCTTGAACGCCATCGTGCCGACTACCGCCTGGCCGAAGGCCGAAGCGACCAGCCCACACTCGTCAGCGGTCACCTGCTGGAAATTTCCGACCATCCTCGCCAGCAATGGAACGACCTTTGGCTGCTCACCGAGGTGCTCCACGAAGGCAAACAGCCGCAGGTGCTGGAGGAGTCGATCACCAATAGCTCACGTCAGCACGGGCGCGACCATGCAGATCAATCGGACATAGACCTGAATTCAACGACTGATCGCTTCGTCCAGGGCTATCGCAACCGCTTTGTCGCGACACCGTGGGACGTTCCCTACCGGCCCGCCCTGAACCATACGAAGCCTCGCGTGCTTGGCGCCCAGACCGCCGTCGTCACCGGGCCGGCCGGCGAGGAGATCCACTGCGATAAGTACGGTCGGATCAAAGTGCAGTTTTTCTGGGATCGTGAAGGCCAAGCGGACGACAAGACCAGCTGCTGGCTGCGTGTCTCCAACAGCTGGGCCGGGGATGGCTACGGCGGTATCGCCATTCCGCGCGTCGGCATGGAAGTGCTGGTCACCTTTCTCGAAGCTGACCCCGACCAACCCCTGGTGACCGGCTGCCTCTACCATGCCGAACACCAGGTCCCCTACGGTCTACCGACAAACAAGACCCGCAGCGTTTTCAAGACCCTGAGCTCACCCGGCGGCGGTGGCTACAACGAACTGCGAATCGAAGACCGCAAGGGCGCCGAGCAGATTTACCTCCATGCCCAGCGCGACTGGGACACGAACATCGAGCACGATCAGAAGATCCGTGTCGGTCACGAGCGCCACGACACCGTCGAGGCCAACAGCTACAGCGAACTCAAGACCGATGAGCACCTGACCATTACCGGCGACCGCAAAGTCGAAATCAAGCCCGACGACCATCTCTCTATCGGCCAGAACCAGCACATAAGGCTCGGCACCGCCCAACTCACCAAAGCCGGCCGGGAGATCCACCTCAAGGCCGGCCAGAAAATGGTCATCGAGGCAGGCACAGAGCTGACCCTCAAAGCCGGCGGCAGCTTCATCAAGCTCGACCCGGGCGGAATTGCCGTCAGCGGCCCGTTGGCGAAGATCAACGCCGGCGGCGCGCAGGGCAAGGGCTCGGGTATCAAGATCAAACCGCCGGTGCTGCCGGGTTTGGCCGATAGCGACAAGGCGGGCAGCTTGTTGGAGCAAGCACAGCCGGGCGCGACAGCCAAGGCAACCAGCAAACGCAGACGCTCGCTAAATTTTTCAGGTTAAAAGGACAGGCTTCGAGATGGGAACAGCCACCGCATTTGGATAAATCGAGCGTGCGCCGTATCGCCGGCGATGAGGTGATTGCCTGTTGCATTGACGATCGCTACCCGATCAGCGAAGTTACCGAAGAGCCCCGCTTTCCTCAGACGGGGCATTCTTTCCGCTGGGCTGGGCTGGCTATCAGGTACAACTGGCCTGCAGCGCCCGGCCCTCTAGAAACCATCCGCTGTCGTAAATGCTCTGAATCAACACCTTAGCGCGCAGGCCCGTGCAAGAAAACGACGCCAATCGAGCATGAAGCCGTCTTGAGGCGAGGCATCGGTTATCAAACCATGAAGCAAACGCCCATGGCGATTCCAGAACCGCTATGGCCGAGGTTCAAATGGGCCGATTACGCTCTCAGCTATGGCGGCCACT comes from Stutzerimonas stutzeri and encodes:
- the tssI gene encoding type VI secretion system tip protein TssI/VgrG, producing MFNAANDTHFSLTIEGIEHDLQVLAFTGREAISQPYRFDLELISERPDLDLQSLLHKPAFLTLSPAGNGIHGLIHRVAQGESGKRLTRYHVTIVPQLAYLAHRTDQRIFQHLSVPQIIAQVLEGQGIQADAYRFQFGPVVYPERDYCTQYDETNLHFIQRLCEEEGIHYHFEHSAQGHTLVFGDDQTSFSKLGQPTAYLQDSGLVADKPVIKRFAVRLEPRTNRVSRRDYDFEQPRLVLEAGHKGSKQQGAPEPDLEDYDYPGRFTDRTHGKHLSQRALERHRADYRLAEGRSDQPTLVSGHLLEISDHPRQQWNDLWLLTEVLHEGKQPQVLEESITNSSRQHGRDHADQSDIDLNSTTDRFVQGYRNRFVATPWDVPYRPALNHTKPRVLGAQTAVVTGPAGEEIHCDKYGRIKVQFFWDREGQADDKTSCWLRVSNSWAGDGYGGIAIPRVGMEVLVTFLEADPDQPLVTGCLYHAEHQVPYGLPTNKTRSVFKTLSSPGGGGYNELRIEDRKGAEQIYLHAQRDWDTNIEHDQKIRVGHERHDTVEANSYSELKTDEHLTITGDRKVEIKPDDHLSIGQNQHIRLGTAQLTKAGREIHLKAGQKMVIEAGTELTLKAGGSFIKLDPGGIAVSGPLAKINAGGAQGKGSGIKIKPPVLPGLADSDKAGSLLEQAQPGATAKATSKRRRSLNFSG